The Sphaerospermopsis torques-reginae ITEP-024 genome has a window encoding:
- a CDS encoding Dyp-type peroxidase: MALTEEDLKNVPETGIDPENPGKYQGLLEDLQGNILKGHGRDYSVHLFLEWKADKVTEAKNWIQTFAKCYVTSAKQQADEALRYRQEGIPGKVFANFLLTRYGYEALGFKPFQVPKDQPFTMGMKNEQIRQDFLKDPEVKDWEAGFQKDIHALLLIADDNLINLLQTVNQICQSLRQVAVILHREDGFILRNKAGQVIEHFGFVDGVSQPLFIKRDIVRARTNDGNFSQWDPRASLDIILVKDYNGKTEDSYGSYLVYRKLEQNVKAFHEDQQKLAETLNIKNDLAGALVMGRFADGTPVTKSDIPTYAVTPTNNFNYDEDTAATKCPFQAHIRKTNPRGDTGRVESAPDFDEALRIERDHRIARRAVSYGEHDPTAKPTEGSGLLFLCFQADIENQFNFMQSRWANPDRFVDVGVGLDPVIGQPGKPKGDPKNVVSKWPTKWGECETKEYHFELWVKMKGGEYFFAPSISFLTSLAER; the protein is encoded by the coding sequence GTGGCATTAACAGAAGAAGACTTAAAAAATGTTCCCGAAACCGGCATTGATCCAGAAAATCCTGGCAAGTATCAAGGACTCTTAGAAGACTTGCAAGGAAACATTTTAAAAGGACATGGACGAGATTACAGCGTACATCTGTTTTTAGAATGGAAAGCGGACAAAGTTACCGAAGCTAAAAACTGGATACAAACTTTTGCTAAATGTTATGTAACATCAGCTAAACAACAAGCAGATGAGGCTTTACGCTACCGACAAGAAGGCATTCCGGGAAAGGTTTTTGCTAACTTTTTACTAACTCGTTATGGTTATGAGGCTTTAGGATTTAAACCTTTTCAAGTGCCGAAAGATCAGCCTTTTACTATGGGGATGAAAAATGAGCAAATCAGACAAGATTTTTTAAAAGATCCGGAGGTGAAAGACTGGGAAGCAGGATTTCAAAAAGATATTCATGCTTTACTATTAATTGCTGATGATAACTTGATTAATTTGTTGCAAACTGTCAATCAAATTTGTCAGAGTCTACGCCAAGTTGCAGTAATTCTACACCGAGAAGATGGTTTTATTCTCAGAAATAAAGCCGGACAGGTGATTGAACATTTTGGTTTTGTTGATGGGGTAAGTCAGCCATTATTTATCAAACGAGATATTGTCAGAGCGCGAACCAATGATGGTAATTTCAGTCAATGGGACCCAAGAGCTTCTTTAGATATTATTCTCGTGAAAGATTATAATGGGAAAACTGAGGATAGTTATGGTAGCTATTTAGTTTACCGAAAACTTGAACAAAATGTGAAAGCATTTCATGAGGATCAACAGAAACTTGCGGAAACTTTAAACATCAAAAATGATTTAGCAGGGGCTTTAGTGATGGGTCGTTTTGCTGATGGTACTCCTGTTACTAAATCAGATATTCCCACCTATGCTGTAACTCCAACTAATAACTTTAATTATGATGAGGATACGGCAGCTACAAAATGTCCATTTCAAGCCCATATTCGTAAAACAAACCCCCGTGGTGATACAGGACGGGTTGAATCTGCTCCTGATTTTGATGAAGCTTTACGCATAGAAAGAGATCATCGCATTGCCCGTCGTGCAGTCAGTTATGGAGAACATGATCCCACTGCCAAACCGACAGAAGGATCAGGATTATTATTTCTTTGTTTCCAGGCAGATATTGAAAATCAATTCAATTTTATGCAGTCGAGATGGGCAAATCCTGACCGTTTTGTTGATGTTGGTGTAGGACTTGATCCAGTAATTGGTCAACCAGGAAAACCAAAAGGTGATCCGAAAAATGTTGTATCCAAATGGCCAACAAAATGGGGTGAGTGTGAAACTAAGGAGTATCATTTTGAGTTATGGGTGAAAATGAAAGGAGGAGAGTATTTTTTCGCTCCTAGTATTAGTTTTCTCACCAGTTTAGCTGAAAGATAG
- a CDS encoding galactose oxidase early set domain-containing protein — protein MKIVKVFPNSINIFTVFLVFFLSLCLTFLGWDLAIASPKIGSKEIMGSWTTIPMPPTQDRMQSVHTIVLPNGKVLMINGSSFRSTLIEENGKYQFKEGVDPKNYNAINNTGLLDPKTGKFERIPSPPALQNGTTNDLFCLGHVQLADGNVLFIGGTGRYYPGGAFTGTKQINLYKWQTGEWKAIGETKDGRWYPSLIPLASGKVVIFSGLKWDKPNQINPSIEIYDPKTEKLQYFDPRLIENSPFNTKVEGENVYDSIDLYPRVFPLKDGRLLITGDEAGIAGVTVPHFSKKSYLMSVKEGDNGNLSISFEVGPDRLETNKAYGTGLQVPNSEDVILLGGIIGTNSINFGRGGSTAGFPKEVRVSSSLQHWIAPEKVGNKIGKWEIFDNFLDKPRANLQAVILPTKEILVINGGQYPEYLPVYEPLLMTPDEKATAGYRTKSLNPGKFPRLYHNGAVLLPDARVLVVGGNANRAAVTKDGTVRVDVLGDPQTFFTFAKLHNESGQPEEFDVDTFYKDPQHYYAAGDSQPFVPAEIWQGEIFSPPYLFRSGKRPQINQAPEVLEYGKTGTIKVKNGTQNPSLVLVKLGAVTHSFDYGQRLVELATKVSDDTSLVEFTAPDNANLYPPGYYMMFYLNDVGKPAKAKIVRLQAA, from the coding sequence ATGAAGATAGTTAAGGTATTCCCCAACAGCATCAATATTTTCACGGTGTTTCTGGTGTTTTTCTTGTCCTTATGTCTAACATTTTTAGGCTGGGATTTAGCGATCGCTAGTCCCAAAATAGGATCTAAAGAAATCATGGGATCATGGACAACCATACCCATGCCACCTACACAGGATCGGATGCAGTCTGTCCATACCATTGTGCTACCAAATGGCAAAGTTTTAATGATCAATGGTAGTAGTTTTCGGAGTACCCTCATTGAAGAAAATGGAAAATATCAGTTTAAGGAAGGGGTAGATCCAAAAAATTACAATGCCATCAACAATACAGGTTTACTTGATCCAAAAACGGGAAAATTTGAACGTATTCCTTCACCTCCAGCTTTACAAAATGGCACAACTAATGATCTCTTTTGTCTGGGTCATGTACAGTTAGCCGATGGTAATGTTCTATTTATTGGGGGAACAGGACGTTATTATCCCGGAGGAGCTTTTACTGGTACTAAACAGATTAATCTGTATAAATGGCAAACAGGAGAATGGAAGGCTATTGGAGAAACAAAAGATGGACGTTGGTATCCCAGTTTAATTCCTCTGGCTAGTGGCAAAGTGGTCATTTTTTCGGGTTTAAAATGGGATAAACCTAACCAAATTAACCCCAGCATTGAAATTTATGATCCCAAAACCGAGAAACTCCAATATTTCGACCCCAGACTAATTGAAAACAGTCCCTTCAACACTAAAGTAGAAGGTGAAAATGTTTACGATAGTATTGATCTTTATCCCCGTGTTTTTCCCTTAAAAGATGGTAGATTACTGATTACTGGAGATGAAGCCGGTATTGCTGGGGTTACTGTTCCCCATTTCAGTAAAAAAAGCTATTTAATGAGTGTTAAAGAAGGGGATAATGGCAATCTCTCCATTAGTTTTGAGGTTGGTCCAGATCGCTTAGAAACTAATAAAGCCTACGGCACCGGTTTACAAGTCCCTAATTCGGAAGATGTCATTTTATTGGGTGGCATTATTGGGACAAACAGTATTAATTTTGGACGGGGTGGTAGTACAGCAGGATTTCCCAAAGAGGTCAGGGTATCCAGCAGTTTACAACATTGGATTGCACCGGAAAAAGTTGGTAACAAGATTGGTAAATGGGAAATATTTGATAATTTCTTGGATAAACCCAGAGCTAACCTCCAAGCTGTCATTTTACCGACTAAAGAAATTTTAGTGATTAATGGTGGTCAATATCCCGAATATCTGCCAGTTTACGAACCTTTACTGATGACTCCAGATGAAAAGGCCACCGCCGGGTATAGAACCAAGTCCTTAAACCCTGGTAAATTTCCCAGACTTTACCATAATGGTGCTGTTTTATTACCGGATGCCCGTGTATTAGTTGTGGGGGGAAATGCTAACCGAGCCGCAGTCACAAAAGACGGTACAGTTCGTGTGGATGTTCTCGGTGATCCGCAAACATTTTTTACCTTTGCCAAGCTACACAATGAATCAGGTCAACCTGAAGAATTTGATGTTGACACCTTTTACAAAGATCCGCAACATTATTACGCCGCAGGAGATTCTCAGCCCTTTGTGCCGGCGGAAATTTGGCAAGGAGAAATTTTCAGTCCTCCCTATCTCTTTAGATCAGGTAAGCGCCCTCAAATCAATCAAGCTCCTGAAGTTCTGGAATATGGAAAAACAGGAACAATTAAGGTCAAAAATGGTACTCAAAACCCATCATTGGTACTTGTGAAGTTGGGGGCTGTTACCCATTCCTTTGATTATGGACAACGGTTAGTAGAGTTAGCCACTAAAGTATCTGATGATACTTCATTGGTGGAATTTACCGCACCTGACAACGCCAATCTTTATCCTCCTGGATACTACATGATGTTTTATCTCAATGATGTCGGTAAACCTGCCAAAGCCAAAATTGTCAGACTTCAAGCTGCATAA
- a CDS encoding sugar phosphate isomerase/epimerase family protein, producing MNKPAYSPDIYLSFFMFTTDLKPDNLEYRKTVVGHIKELKKFGYTGFEFPIGTSNPENYAQDVENYRNLRQYLDSEGLADIKISTNVGATQTFDPSSSSAKQREAALEYLKSRVDVTAALGGEIMMGPIVIPYGVFPTTDCNDGIWSDQLQDHLAIRYQNAQPILNELGKYAERKNVKLAIEPITHWETPGPNKLSQLIDFLKGVESKQVGVVIDSAHEILDGDGPEKFAEQVNYLAQQKRLHYIQVSPPDRGALHTCWLPWQTFLKPVLPVYTGPIAVEVFNAIPAFASSLRLSRRKFWIPGEDQPNCYPSAYDIADKAIQVTKKEIQKALK from the coding sequence ATGAACAAACCAGCATATTCTCCTGATATTTACCTGAGTTTTTTCATGTTTACTACAGATTTAAAACCCGATAATTTAGAATATCGGAAAACTGTAGTAGGGCATATCAAAGAACTGAAAAAATTTGGTTATACTGGATTTGAATTTCCCATTGGTACGAGCAATCCTGAAAATTATGCTCAAGATGTAGAAAATTATCGAAATTTACGTCAATATCTGGATAGCGAAGGTTTAGCAGATATTAAAATATCCACCAATGTAGGAGCAACTCAAACGTTTGATCCTAGTTCTTCCTCTGCAAAACAAAGAGAAGCAGCCCTAGAATATCTGAAATCTAGAGTTGATGTTACGGCAGCTTTAGGGGGTGAAATTATGATGGGTCCCATTGTCATTCCCTATGGTGTTTTTCCTACAACAGACTGTAATGATGGTATTTGGAGCGATCAACTACAGGATCATTTAGCTATACGTTATCAAAATGCCCAACCTATTCTCAATGAATTGGGTAAATATGCTGAAAGAAAAAATGTGAAATTGGCCATTGAACCTATTACCCATTGGGAAACACCAGGACCGAATAAATTATCTCAATTAATTGACTTTCTCAAAGGTGTGGAAAGTAAACAAGTGGGGGTAGTAATTGATAGCGCCCATGAAATCTTAGATGGAGATGGTCCAGAAAAATTTGCAGAACAAGTTAACTATTTAGCTCAACAAAAACGTTTACATTACATTCAAGTTTCACCTCCTGATCGCGGCGCTCTCCATACCTGTTGGCTACCCTGGCAAACTTTTCTTAAACCTGTTTTACCAGTGTACACTGGACCAATTGCTGTGGAAGTTTTCAATGCTATCCCTGCTTTTGCCAGTTCTTTGCGCCTGTCTCGACGCAAGTTTTGGATACCAGGGGAAGATCAACCTAATTGTTATCCCAGTGCTTACGATATTGCAGATAAGGCTATTCAAGTTACTAAAAAGGAGATTCAAAAAGCTCTCAAGTAG
- a CDS encoding YybH family protein produces MYSQDKEEIRRVFEETYAENVRTRNLDGYADMYTEDALWMAPDVDDRCGIADIVEGFAQSIDKKDIHPIFTAEEIEVMGDFGYVIGISHATIHPHNGSAENKVIFRALWLMKKESGIWKIDRQIWNKKPS; encoded by the coding sequence ATGTATTCTCAAGATAAAGAAGAAATCAGACGAGTATTTGAAGAAACCTATGCCGAAAATGTGAGAACTAGAAATCTTGATGGTTATGCTGATATGTATACAGAAGATGCCCTTTGGATGGCACCGGATGTAGATGATCGCTGTGGTATAGCAGATATTGTAGAAGGATTTGCCCAAAGCATTGATAAAAAAGATATTCATCCAATTTTCACTGCTGAGGAAATTGAAGTCATGGGTGATTTTGGTTATGTAATTGGTATATCTCATGCAACTATTCATCCTCATAATGGTAGTGCTGAAAATAAAGTCATATTTCGGGCTTTGTGGTTAATGAAAAAAGAGTCCGGAATTTGGAAAATTGATCGTCAAATTTGGAACAAAAAACCCTCATAA
- the iolE gene encoding myo-inosose-2 dehydratase has protein sequence MTERSNFFHRIKFLGQQISRLLISLLVVILIGITNIVPAYAQVKTSSPNGATASVAKNPIFKPEKVRLGITPTGWSNSDDLTMDLNPAISYKQIISEIALAGFQGLQGAPKFPKDIATLKKDLKVRGLTISEPWVGTYFTIGAKEDSQKIFEDQMAFMQNFDSKVIVVAELGGAVHQQPIEPLNNRPQFTDEQWQQLIDGLNSLGDQAFANGMILCYHPHVGTGVEVRADIDRLMAGTKDHHVNLLLDTGHLYYSGVSQSEILDLINTYGSRIKHVHLKNIRQNILDQAKQKQLSFLSAIRSGVFTVPGDKNGVIDFDSILNKLAAVKYEGWLMVEAEQDPSNTNIKPLREPLEYALLARGYLRKVTGL, from the coding sequence ATGACAGAAAGATCCAATTTTTTTCATAGGATTAAATTCCTGGGGCAACAAATTAGTCGTTTATTAATTTCTTTGTTGGTTGTGATTCTCATAGGAATCACTAACATAGTTCCTGCTTATGCCCAAGTAAAAACTAGCTCTCCCAACGGTGCAACTGCTTCTGTTGCCAAAAACCCCATTTTCAAACCTGAAAAAGTTCGTTTAGGTATTACCCCTACAGGTTGGAGTAACAGTGATGATCTGACTATGGATCTCAATCCTGCCATTTCTTATAAACAGATTATCAGTGAAATTGCCCTAGCAGGATTTCAAGGACTTCAAGGCGCTCCTAAATTTCCCAAAGACATCGCTACATTAAAAAAAGACCTCAAGGTGCGGGGTTTAACAATTTCTGAACCTTGGGTGGGAACTTATTTTACTATCGGCGCGAAAGAAGATAGCCAAAAAATCTTTGAAGATCAGATGGCGTTCATGCAAAATTTTGATAGTAAAGTGATTGTGGTGGCTGAACTTGGAGGAGCAGTCCATCAACAACCAATTGAACCTTTAAATAATCGTCCTCAGTTTACTGATGAACAATGGCAACAGTTGATTGATGGGTTAAATTCTTTGGGAGATCAAGCCTTTGCTAATGGGATGATCTTGTGTTACCATCCCCACGTTGGCACTGGAGTAGAAGTCCGCGCAGATATTGATCGTCTCATGGCAGGAACAAAGGATCATCATGTCAATTTACTCCTAGATACTGGCCATCTTTACTATTCAGGTGTGAGCCAAAGTGAAATTTTGGATCTGATTAATACCTATGGTAGTCGGATTAAGCACGTTCACTTGAAAAACATTCGTCAAAATATCTTAGATCAAGCCAAACAAAAACAACTGAGCTTTTTAAGTGCAATTCGTTCTGGAGTCTTTACAGTTCCTGGAGATAAAAATGGAGTCATTGACTTTGACAGCATTTTAAATAAATTAGCTGCTGTTAAGTATGAAGGTTGGTTAATGGTGGAAGCAGAACAAGATCCCAGCAATACCAATATTAAGCCCTTGCGTGAACCTTTAGAATACGCGCTTTTGGCCAGGGGTTATTTGCGTAAAGTGACTGGGTTGTAA
- a CDS encoding pentapeptide repeat-containing protein: MCINEANFSNAIAKEANFNNAYLSSSNLSNADFSDAVMRNVRLSGATLTNTNFTDADLFRARMPNDTVYNGSVAQFGAVQ; the protein is encoded by the coding sequence ATATGCATTAATGAAGCAAATTTTTCTAATGCGATCGCCAAAGAAGCAAATTTCAACAACGCATATTTATCTAGCTCTAATTTATCGAATGCTGATTTCTCTGATGCTGTGATGAGAAATGTCAGATTATCAGGAGCTACTTTAACAAATACTAACTTCACTGATGCTGATTTATTTCGTGCCAGAATGCCTAATGATACCGTATATAACGGAAGTGTAGCTCAGTTTGGGGCAGTTCAATAG
- a CDS encoding pentapeptide repeat-containing protein, which produces MNIKVWFRGLSAFVLTVFLSLTLFSLPANAFVASSPSVALKHLLETNECNGCDLSGVDLSNKDLYGSALLKANLTGANLSNTLLNEAKLDEANLTGANLSGASLLGIRLNAANLTKANLTKALLTNAEMNGAIFSGATFTGANVEYALMKQIFLMRSPKKQISTTHIYLALIYRMLISLML; this is translated from the coding sequence ATGAATATTAAAGTTTGGTTTCGTGGACTTTCTGCTTTTGTCCTGACAGTTTTTCTGAGTTTGACGCTGTTTAGTTTACCAGCTAATGCCTTTGTTGCTAGTAGTCCCAGTGTTGCTCTGAAACATTTACTGGAGACAAACGAATGTAATGGCTGTGATCTATCAGGAGTGGATTTATCCAACAAAGATTTATATGGTAGCGCTCTCCTTAAAGCCAATCTCACAGGGGCTAATTTGTCGAATACTTTGCTAAATGAAGCCAAGCTAGATGAAGCAAATCTCACAGGAGCTAATTTATCGGGTGCGAGTCTTTTAGGGATTAGGTTAAATGCAGCTAACTTGACTAAAGCCAATTTGACTAAAGCCCTATTGACTAATGCAGAGATGAACGGCGCAATCTTTTCTGGTGCAACTTTCACAGGGGCAAATGTAGAATATGCATTAATGAAGCAAATTTTTCTAATGCGATCGCCAAAGAAGCAAATTTCAACAACGCATATTTATCTAGCTCTAATTTATCGAATGCTGATTTCTCTGATGCTGTGA
- a CDS encoding ferritin-like domain-containing protein, producing the protein MIDTLELITTVEDLHYYLIQGLMIEHATLPPYLTALYSLKPGSNLEAFQFIRTVAVEEMLHLTLVANVFNAVGGDIQGVLTNPDFIPTYPTYLPTREEDFEVSISKFSRETVETFCKIERSHHVDDNKALVESRTRQTRRHNFLKLAGKKDNLSYETIGLFYTEVIRGLKALDKQYKSEGKNLFIGDPKKQITPEYYYDGAGDIVKVTDLDSAIKALYIIQTQGEGSGTKTIYDSEKELSHYYRFQQLLNGRYYVIDKEDPTKSDQPNHPTGETFTVDWDAVYPVMENLTLSKLRNYCDADSELYAHALEFQQAYSRFLAEIEYSFNGHPEQLLPAVGSMFRLKELANSLIRNPIPGLNGVNAGPVYKFE; encoded by the coding sequence ATGATTGACACTTTAGAGTTGATTACAACGGTTGAAGACCTGCATTACTATCTCATTCAGGGCTTGATGATAGAACACGCAACTCTTCCCCCTTATCTGACTGCCCTTTACTCCCTCAAACCAGGATCAAACCTGGAGGCCTTTCAGTTTATTCGTACTGTGGCTGTGGAGGAAATGCTACATCTGACTCTAGTAGCCAATGTCTTTAATGCAGTGGGAGGAGATATTCAAGGAGTTTTAACCAATCCTGATTTTATTCCCACATACCCAACTTACTTACCCACCAGAGAAGAAGACTTTGAAGTTAGTATCAGTAAGTTTTCCAGAGAAACAGTAGAGACATTTTGCAAGATTGAACGTTCTCATCATGTAGATGACAATAAAGCTTTAGTAGAGTCTCGCACCAGACAAACAAGAAGACACAACTTTTTAAAACTTGCTGGTAAGAAAGATAATCTGAGTTACGAAACAATTGGATTATTCTATACAGAAGTAATTCGGGGATTAAAGGCACTGGATAAGCAGTATAAGAGTGAAGGAAAGAATCTCTTCATTGGCGATCCCAAAAAGCAAATTACCCCTGAATATTACTATGATGGTGCGGGAGATATCGTCAAAGTGACGGATCTGGATTCTGCGATCAAGGCATTGTATATTATTCAAACCCAAGGTGAAGGGTCTGGAACTAAAACAATCTATGATTCAGAGAAAGAACTTTCTCATTACTATCGTTTTCAGCAACTACTCAACGGTCGCTACTATGTGATAGATAAAGAAGATCCCACCAAATCAGATCAGCCAAATCATCCCACTGGTGAAACCTTTACTGTAGATTGGGACGCGGTTTATCCTGTGATGGAGAATTTGACTCTGAGTAAACTCAGAAATTATTGTGACGCAGATTCAGAATTATATGCTCACGCCTTAGAGTTTCAACAGGCTTACAGCAGATTTTTAGCAGAGATTGAATATTCTTTCAATGGTCATCCTGAACAGCTACTTCCGGCTGTGGGTAGTATGTTCCGACTCAAAGAATTAGCTAATAGTCTCATTCGTAACCCCATTCCTGGACTAAATGGTGTGAATGCAGGTCCGGTTTATAAGTTTGAGTAA
- a CDS encoding GMC oxidoreductase — translation MWDSIPNPKYNEYGHKSNNRFVPDGVATVKPIEYGERCQGNANCVPICPVQAKYDARKTLNTIAFPDRVHLLAQAVAYKVEIDPENGRVTAIHYKHYQDPNSPSHTLGTAKGTLFVLAAHAVENAKLMLASDLHSTSGLMGRNLMDHPFLLAWALMPEVTGTMRGPLVTSGIGTFRKGKFRHNQCTFAMDIHNDGWGWSGTGAADIVREAVEKGNMYGAELRKELISKISRQLLLAFMCELPADYNNRITIDPRYKDQLGNYRPIIHFDVPDYCKKTFAYARNLSKIIFNRLGAEDHTHYDKSDPAYFEYEGEGYWFRGGNHFSGTHVMGTNKHNSVVDKYMRSWDHQNLYLVGSGSMPSIGTSNTTLSIAALTFMATEEMLKDLASATKPAYV, via the coding sequence ATGTGGGATAGTATTCCCAATCCCAAATATAACGAGTACGGACATAAATCAAATAATCGCTTTGTCCCCGATGGAGTTGCCACAGTTAAACCTATAGAATACGGGGAACGCTGCCAAGGTAACGCTAATTGTGTACCCATTTGTCCAGTACAAGCAAAGTATGATGCACGCAAAACCTTAAATACCATTGCTTTTCCGGATCGAGTACATTTACTTGCCCAAGCTGTAGCCTATAAAGTAGAAATTGATCCTGAAAACGGTCGTGTAACCGCCATACATTACAAGCACTATCAAGATCCCAACTCTCCTAGCCATACCCTTGGCACGGCTAAAGGTACTTTATTTGTTCTAGCCGCCCATGCAGTGGAAAATGCCAAGCTGATGTTAGCCTCTGATCTACACAGCACCAGTGGACTGATGGGACGCAACCTAATGGATCATCCTTTTCTCTTAGCTTGGGCTTTGATGCCAGAAGTGACTGGAACAATGCGCGGACCCTTAGTAACATCAGGAATAGGAACTTTCCGTAAAGGTAAGTTTCGTCACAACCAATGCACATTTGCAATGGATATCCATAATGATGGTTGGGGATGGTCAGGAACGGGTGCTGCTGACATAGTGAGAGAGGCTGTAGAAAAAGGCAATATGTATGGTGCTGAACTACGTAAAGAACTAATCAGCAAGATATCACGGCAATTACTATTAGCCTTCATGTGCGAATTACCCGCCGATTATAATAACCGCATTACCATTGATCCCCGATATAAAGATCAACTGGGTAATTATCGTCCCATCATTCACTTTGATGTTCCTGATTATTGCAAGAAAACCTTTGCTTACGCCCGCAACCTCTCCAAAATTATTTTCAATCGTTTAGGTGCGGAAGATCATACCCACTACGATAAAAGCGATCCAGCTTATTTTGAGTATGAGGGTGAAGGCTATTGGTTTAGAGGCGGAAATCACTTTTCCGGCACTCATGTCATGGGAACGAATAAACATAACTCTGTTGTTGATAAATATATGCGTTCCTGGGATCACCAAAATCTTTACCTAGTTGGATCAGGAAGTATGCCCTCCATTGGTACTTCCAATACTACATTGAGTATCGCTGCTCTCACTTTCATGGCTACTGAGGAAATGCTAAAAGACTTAGCTTCTGCAACTAAACCAGCCTATGTCTAG
- a CDS encoding IS1634 family transposase translates to MNYQTEEIESKNIDHLGIIAGIIDEIGIVEKINEIFSIDIREKVNTGEVVKAIILNGLGFVSRPLYLFPDFFKDKAVEHLIGTGIKAEDLNDDKIGRVMDKLYKYGLTKLFLIIALEVVKKYGIDTKYSHLDSSSLHLHGEYKNCVNNLEKELGINREHPIMITQGYSRDHRPDLKQCILDLIVSSDGDIPLFFRGASGNESDKAVFAHILVEYSKQIDFESIMVADSALYSESNLKLMSNMKWISRVPLSIKKAKNLVKASINNEMKACKIKGYSYIEEKVSYGGIEQRWLLVESVERKKADLNKLDKKIQEELLKANKQVDKLEQEEFADKSLAELKIKEITAKLKYHQISDYRITETLNQGKTAVYRVKCKLRENQELITQQQNSCGRFILATNILDAQELESEEILKIYKEQQSTERGFRFIKDPLFFADSLFVKNPQRVETMMMLMALCLLVYNLGQRQLRMSLKAQKATVKNQLNKPTESPTLRWIFQCFQGIHLLMAQGFQRILNLTESHCHILQFLPTTCQKYYLLS, encoded by the coding sequence ATGAATTACCAAACAGAAGAAATTGAGAGTAAAAACATAGATCACTTAGGAATAATCGCAGGAATAATAGATGAAATAGGAATAGTAGAAAAAATCAACGAGATATTTTCAATAGATATCAGAGAGAAAGTAAACACAGGAGAAGTAGTCAAAGCAATCATTCTCAATGGACTAGGCTTTGTATCAAGACCACTATATTTGTTCCCAGATTTCTTTAAAGACAAAGCCGTAGAACATCTAATAGGAACAGGAATAAAAGCAGAAGATTTAAACGACGATAAAATAGGTAGAGTCATGGATAAACTCTATAAATATGGATTAACTAAACTATTCTTAATCATTGCCTTAGAAGTAGTAAAGAAATATGGAATAGACACAAAATATTCCCATTTAGACTCAAGCTCATTACATTTACACGGGGAATATAAGAATTGCGTAAATAATCTAGAGAAAGAACTAGGAATAAATCGAGAACATCCAATAATGATTACACAAGGATATTCTCGTGACCATCGCCCAGACCTAAAACAATGTATATTAGATTTAATAGTAAGTAGTGATGGGGATATACCATTATTTTTTAGAGGGGCATCAGGAAACGAATCAGATAAAGCAGTATTTGCTCATATCTTAGTAGAATATTCTAAACAAATAGATTTTGAAAGTATCATGGTGGCTGACAGTGCATTATATAGCGAAAGTAATTTAAAATTAATGTCAAACATGAAATGGATAAGTCGAGTACCATTATCCATTAAAAAAGCAAAAAATTTAGTGAAAGCCTCCATAAATAATGAAATGAAAGCCTGTAAAATCAAAGGTTATAGCTATATCGAAGAGAAAGTATCTTATGGAGGAATAGAGCAAAGATGGTTATTAGTAGAAAGCGTAGAGAGAAAAAAAGCAGACTTAAATAAACTAGACAAAAAAATCCAAGAAGAGTTATTAAAAGCTAACAAACAAGTAGATAAATTAGAACAGGAAGAATTTGCTGATAAATCTTTAGCCGAGTTGAAAATCAAAGAAATAACAGCTAAATTAAAATATCATCAAATATCAGACTATCGAATTACCGAGACATTAAATCAAGGGAAAACAGCAGTTTATAGAGTGAAATGTAAATTAAGAGAAAATCAGGAGTTAATTACACAACAGCAAAACTCTTGTGGCAGATTTATTTTAGCCACCAATATTTTGGATGCTCAGGAGTTAGAGTCAGAAGAAATCCTCAAAATATATAAAGAACAACAATCTACAGAAAGAGGATTTAGATTTATCAAAGACCCGTTATTTTTCGCGGATAGTCTGTTTGTGAAAAATCCCCAAAGAGTAGAGACAATGATGATGTTAATGGCATTATGTCTTTTGGTTTATAATTTAGGACAAAGACAATTAAGAATGTCATTGAAGGCACAAAAAGCCACAGTTAAAAACCAACTGAATAAACCTACAGAATCTCCCACATTAAGATGGATATTTCAGTGCTTTCAAGGTATTCATCTTTTGATGGCACAAGGATTTCAACGAATTCTTAATTTAACGGAGTCGCATTGTCATATCTTGCAATTCCTACCTACTACTTGTCAAAAATATTATTTATTATCTTAG